The Electrophorus electricus isolate fEleEle1 chromosome 19, fEleEle1.pri, whole genome shotgun sequence genome has a segment encoding these proteins:
- the zgc:92664 gene encoding chromatin complexes subunit BAP18 isoform X2, with the protein MTSASTKVGEIFSAAGAAFTKLGELTMQLHPVADSSPAGAKWTDTEIEMLRSTVRRFGDDLNTLSSVIKKRTVAQIKTTVKRKLYEDSGVPLSSDSPKKSTKKLQVAMAPPPPPTVIAVPTSQVVVSAGLPGPSTGPASIKKPKTADVTLSALNDSDVNSDLVDIEGLGDNSATKKAQFDQESLNLDSSLIMNSSDLPLLSR; encoded by the exons ATGACCTCGGCATCAACGAAG GTTGGTGAGATCTTCTCTGCAGCAGGAGCTGCTTTTACTAAATTAGGGGAGCTCACCATGCAGCTGCACCCAGTGGCTGATTCTAGTCCAGCAGG AGCTAAATGGACGGATACTGAGATTGAGATGCTCCGGTCAACAGTTAGGCGCTTTGGTGACGACTTGAACACACTCAGCTCGGTCATCAAGAAGCGCACTGT GGCACAAATAAAGACTACTGTCAAGAGGAAGCTTTATGAAGACAGCGGAGTTCCTTTGTCTTCAGACTCACCGAAGAAAAGTACCAAAAAGCTACAGGTTGCCATGGCTCCCCCTCCACCACCTACAGTCATAGCTGTACCAACTTCTCAGGTTGTGGTATCAGCAGGCTTACCGGGTCCATCCACAGGTCCAGCCAGCATTAAGAAGCCAAAGACGGCAG ATGTTACTCTCAGTGCTCTGAATGACTCTGATGTGAACAGCGATCTGGTAGATATTGAGGGACTTGGTGACAACTCCGCAACAAAAAAAGCTCAATTTGATCAAG AAAGTCTAAATCTCGACTCCAGTCTCATCATGAACTCTAGTGATCTGCCTCTACTGTCCCGCTGA
- the zgc:92664 gene encoding chromatin complexes subunit BAP18 isoform X3 gives MFVQSRVRSLAVGEIFSAAGAAFTKLGELTMQLHPVADSSPAGAQIKTTVKRKLYEDSGVPLSSDSPKKSTKKLQVAMAPPPPPTVIAVPTSQVVVSAGLPGPSTGPASIKKPKTADVTLSALNDSDVNSDLVDIEGLGDNSATKKAQFDQESLNLDSSLIMNSSDLPLLSR, from the exons ATGTTTGTGCAGTCAAGAGTCCGTAGCCtagct GTTGGTGAGATCTTCTCTGCAGCAGGAGCTGCTTTTACTAAATTAGGGGAGCTCACCATGCAGCTGCACCCAGTGGCTGATTCTAGTCCAGCAGG GGCACAAATAAAGACTACTGTCAAGAGGAAGCTTTATGAAGACAGCGGAGTTCCTTTGTCTTCAGACTCACCGAAGAAAAGTACCAAAAAGCTACAGGTTGCCATGGCTCCCCCTCCACCACCTACAGTCATAGCTGTACCAACTTCTCAGGTTGTGGTATCAGCAGGCTTACCGGGTCCATCCACAGGTCCAGCCAGCATTAAGAAGCCAAAGACGGCAG ATGTTACTCTCAGTGCTCTGAATGACTCTGATGTGAACAGCGATCTGGTAGATATTGAGGGACTTGGTGACAACTCCGCAACAAAAAAAGCTCAATTTGATCAAG AAAGTCTAAATCTCGACTCCAGTCTCATCATGAACTCTAGTGATCTGCCTCTACTGTCCCGCTGA
- the snapc2 gene encoding snRNA-activating protein complex subunit 2 yields MKPPSRQRILPLRFRSLKRAEPNHKFSKLWYLYELRSLLRGLQQQKMNSNLNLTELRKKLPKRSLLEIQNQIRSLRTRVVKRVHLQVQKQRREEQKAKAPIQIWAELAQKMAGIHEETISSAFSQMLVIAATEPCSLGHSDPPRTTDTPVDSNLHTKPRTHMFRSWPASGLPSTPPPVTLPDRNSATPVQSPGTPVVLRPSAQDSTLSPLVLTSVFSVEHNYSSTQLGSGAGQESAVPSTPCTPKSHPSEPTSSPIVSTPAPLTPTTSALSTAAVSRGQFRQHQKPISDENKCVVDFEKIYQIMSNINKSHNYNLPLSAMECAVLLDLLMSLPEELPLLDCRELQHHLLQVQKRLTMAAVMPLSFPSTDQPAVTEPVSDKVTEKQSTASHQNVECTDSSLQIPLQDLQLEDDSSVVREQDKASSDTFSPSSVVRSPAEEADWEAVGLCPLNPFMVPVALLKRREST; encoded by the exons ATGAAGCCTCCATCTCGTCAGCGAATCTTACCATTGCGTTTTCGCAGCTTAAAGAGGGCCGAGCCAAATCACAAGTTCAGCAAACTCTGGTATCTCTATGAGTTGCGCAGCCTTCTGCGTGGTTTGCAACAGCAGAAGATGAATTCCAATTTGAATCTGACTGAGCTTCGAAAGAAACTGCCGAAACGCTCTCTGCTTGAG ATACAGAATCAGATAAGGTCCTTGAGGACCCGCGTGGTGAAGCGGGTGCATCTGCAGGTCCAAAAGCAGAGACGTGAGGAACAAAAGGCCAAAGCACCAATTCAGATATGGGCAGAACTGGCGCAAAAAATGGCTGGTATCCATGAGGAAACTATATCCTCTGCCTTCTCTCAA ATGCTTGTGATTGCTGCCACAGAGCCCTGCAGCCTAGGGCACTCAGATCCTCCACGTACCACTGACACTCCTGTAGACAGCAACTTGCACACCAAACCTAGGACTCATATGTTTAGGTCATGGCCTGCCAGTGGACTGCCTTCCACTCCTCCCCCAGTGACTCTACCTGATCGAAACAGTGCAACCCCCGTTCAGTCACCTGGCACACCTGTGGTTCTGAGACCCTCTGCACAAGACTCCACGCTGTCTCCACTTGTTCTGACCTCCGTTTTCAGTGTGGAACATAATTACAGTTCAACACAGCTAGGCAGCGGAGCAGGCCAGGAGTCTGCAGTGCCATcaacaccctgcacacctaAATCACACCCCAGTGAGCCTACAAGCAGTCCCATAGTCTCAACTCCAGCCCCGCTGACTCCCACCACGAGTGCATTGTCCACTGCTGCAGTATCACGTGGACAGTTTAGACAACACCAGAAGCCTATATCGGATGAGAATAAGTGTGTAGTGGATTTTGAGAAGATTTATCAAATTATGAGCAACATTAACAAAAGTCATAATTACAATCTGCCTCTCAGTGCAATGG AGTGCGCTGTGCTTTTGGACCTGTTGATGTCGTTACCTGAagagctccccctgctggactGCAGGGAACTACAGCATCACCTGCTTCAGGTCCAAAAACGTCTGACCATGGCAGCAGTGATGCCACTCTCCTTTCCCAGCACGGACCAGCCTGCAGTTACTGAACCAGTCTCAGATAAagtaacagaaaaacaaagcactgcATCTCATCAAAATGTTGAATGCACTGATAGTTCTTTACAGATCCCTTTACAGGATCTTCAATTAGAAGATGATTCAAGTGtagtgagagagcaagacaaGGCCTCTTCTGATACCTTTAGCCCATCCTCAGTGGTGAGGTCACCAGCTGAGGAAGCTGACTGGGAGGCAGTTGGCCTGTGCCCACTGAATCCATTCATGGTGCCAGTAGCCCTCCTTAAACGACGGGAGTCCACGTAG
- the zgc:92664 gene encoding chromatin complexes subunit BAP18 isoform X4, with the protein MTSASTKVGEIFSAAGAAFTKLGELTMQLHPVADSSPAGAQIKTTVKRKLYEDSGVPLSSDSPKKSTKKLQVAMAPPPPPTVIAVPTSQVVVSAGLPGPSTGPASIKKPKTADVTLSALNDSDVNSDLVDIEGLGDNSATKKAQFDQESLNLDSSLIMNSSDLPLLSR; encoded by the exons ATGACCTCGGCATCAACGAAG GTTGGTGAGATCTTCTCTGCAGCAGGAGCTGCTTTTACTAAATTAGGGGAGCTCACCATGCAGCTGCACCCAGTGGCTGATTCTAGTCCAGCAGG GGCACAAATAAAGACTACTGTCAAGAGGAAGCTTTATGAAGACAGCGGAGTTCCTTTGTCTTCAGACTCACCGAAGAAAAGTACCAAAAAGCTACAGGTTGCCATGGCTCCCCCTCCACCACCTACAGTCATAGCTGTACCAACTTCTCAGGTTGTGGTATCAGCAGGCTTACCGGGTCCATCCACAGGTCCAGCCAGCATTAAGAAGCCAAAGACGGCAG ATGTTACTCTCAGTGCTCTGAATGACTCTGATGTGAACAGCGATCTGGTAGATATTGAGGGACTTGGTGACAACTCCGCAACAAAAAAAGCTCAATTTGATCAAG AAAGTCTAAATCTCGACTCCAGTCTCATCATGAACTCTAGTGATCTGCCTCTACTGTCCCGCTGA
- the zgc:92664 gene encoding chromatin complexes subunit BAP18 isoform X1, protein MFVQSRVRSLAVGEIFSAAGAAFTKLGELTMQLHPVADSSPAGAKWTDTEIEMLRSTVRRFGDDLNTLSSVIKKRTVAQIKTTVKRKLYEDSGVPLSSDSPKKSTKKLQVAMAPPPPPTVIAVPTSQVVVSAGLPGPSTGPASIKKPKTADVTLSALNDSDVNSDLVDIEGLGDNSATKKAQFDQESLNLDSSLIMNSSDLPLLSR, encoded by the exons ATGTTTGTGCAGTCAAGAGTCCGTAGCCtagct GTTGGTGAGATCTTCTCTGCAGCAGGAGCTGCTTTTACTAAATTAGGGGAGCTCACCATGCAGCTGCACCCAGTGGCTGATTCTAGTCCAGCAGG AGCTAAATGGACGGATACTGAGATTGAGATGCTCCGGTCAACAGTTAGGCGCTTTGGTGACGACTTGAACACACTCAGCTCGGTCATCAAGAAGCGCACTGT GGCACAAATAAAGACTACTGTCAAGAGGAAGCTTTATGAAGACAGCGGAGTTCCTTTGTCTTCAGACTCACCGAAGAAAAGTACCAAAAAGCTACAGGTTGCCATGGCTCCCCCTCCACCACCTACAGTCATAGCTGTACCAACTTCTCAGGTTGTGGTATCAGCAGGCTTACCGGGTCCATCCACAGGTCCAGCCAGCATTAAGAAGCCAAAGACGGCAG ATGTTACTCTCAGTGCTCTGAATGACTCTGATGTGAACAGCGATCTGGTAGATATTGAGGGACTTGGTGACAACTCCGCAACAAAAAAAGCTCAATTTGATCAAG AAAGTCTAAATCTCGACTCCAGTCTCATCATGAACTCTAGTGATCTGCCTCTACTGTCCCGCTGA
- the ache gene encoding LOW QUALITY PROTEIN: acetylcholinesterase (The sequence of the model RefSeq protein was modified relative to this genomic sequence to represent the inferred CDS: inserted 1 base in 1 codon): MKILDALLFPVIFIMFFIHLSIAQTDPELTIMTRLGQVQGTRLPVPDRSHVIAFLGIPFAEPPLGKMRFKPPEPKKPWNDVFDARDYPSACYQYVDTSYPGFSGTEMWNPNRMMSEDCLYLNVWVPATPRPHNLTVMVWIYGGGFYSGSSSLDVYDGRYLAHSEKVVVVSMNYRVSAFGFLALNGSAEAPGNVGLLDQRLALQWVQDNIHFFGGNPKQVTIFGESAGAASVGMHLLSPDSRPKFTRAILQSGVPNGPWATVSFDEARRRAIKLGRLVGCPDGNDTDLIDCLRSKQPQDLIDQEWLVLPFSGLFRFSFVPVIDGVVFPDTPEAMLNSGNFKDTQILLGVNQNEGSYFLIYGAPGFSKDNESLITREDFLQGVKMSVPHANEIGLEAVILQYTDWMDEDNPIKNREAMDDIVGDHNVVCPLQHFAKMYAQYSILQGQTGTASQGNLGWGNSGSASNSGNSQVSVYLYMFDHRASNLVWPEWMGVIHGYEIEFVFGLPLEKRLNYTLEEEKLSRRMMKYWANFARTGNPNINVDGSIDSRRRWPVFTSTEQKHVGLNTDSLKVYKGLKSQFCALWNRFLPRLLNVTENIDDAERQWKGRVPRWSSYMMHWKSXFDHYSKQERCTNL, from the exons atGAAGATTTTAGATGCCCTCCTCTTCCCTGTGATCTTCATCATGTTTTTTATCCATCTTTCCATTGCCCAGACTGACCCTGAGCTCACAATAATGACCAGGTTAGGTCAAGTCCAGGGTACTCGCTTACCCGTCCCAGACCGAAGTCATGTGATTGCTTTCCTGGGTATTCCATTTGCAGAACCTCCCCTGGGAAAAATGCGTTTTAAGCCACCTGAGCCCAAAAAGCCATGGAATGACGTGTTTGATGCCAGGGATTACCCTAGTGCTTGCTACCAATATGTAGACACTTCATACCCTGGCTTTTCTGGCACTGAAATGTGGAACCCAAATAGGATGATGAGTGAGGATTGCCTGTATTTAAATGTCTGGGTTCCTGCTACCCCTCGGCCGCACAACCTCACTGTGATGGTCTGGATTTATGGCGGTGGCTTTTACAGTGGCTCCTCCTCACTGGATGTGTATGATGGCCGCTACCTTGCTCATTCAGAGAAGGTGGTGGTAGTATCTATGAACTATCGTGTGAGTGCTTTTGGGTTCCTTGCCCTTAATGGCTCTGCTGAAGCTCCTGGAAATGTGGGTTTGCTGGACCAGAGATTGGCACTCCAGTGGGTGCAGGATAACATTCATTTCTTTGGAGGCAACCCCAAGCAGGTGACTATTTTTGGGGAGAGTGCAGGTGCAGCCTCTGTGGGCATGCACCTACTGTCACCAGATAGTCGCCCAAAATTCACCCGTGCCATCTTGCAGAGTGGCGTGCCAAATGGCCCTTGGGCTACAGTCAGCTTTGATGAGGCCCGTAGGAGGGCCATTAAGCTGGGCCGACTGGTGGGCTGCCCTGACGGTAATGACACTGATCTGATTGACTGCCTGAGGAGCAAGCAACCACAGGATCTTATCGACCAAGAGTGGCTGGTGCTCCCATTCAGCGGCCTGTTTCGCTTTTCCTTTGTCCCTGTCATTGATGGTGTAGTGTTCCCTGACACTCCTGAAGCCATGCTTAATTCAGGCAACTTCAAGGATACTCAGATCCTTCTGGGTGTAAACCAGAATGAAGGGTCATATTTCTTGATTTATGGTGCACCAGGTTTTAGCAAGGACAATGAAAGCCTGATCACAAGGGAGGACTTCTTGCAAGGTGTAAAGATGAGTGTTCCCCATGCCAATGAGATTGGATTGGAAGCAGTAATCCTTCAGTACACAGACTGGATGGATGAGGATAACCCCATTAAGAACCGAGAAGCAATGGATGACATTGTGGGAGACCACAATGTTGTCTGCCCTCTGCaacattttgcaaaaatgtaTGCGCAGTACAGCATTCTACAAGGCCAGACAGGAACAGCAAGTCAAGGGAATCTAGGCTGGGGCAACTCAGGATCAGCAAGCAACAGTGGCAATTCACAAG TTTCTGTATACCTCTACATGTTTGACCATCGAGCCTCTAATCTGGTCTGGCCTGAGTGGATGGGCGTGATTCATGGCTATGAGATTGAGTTTGTGTTTGGCCTGCCTTTGGAAAAAAGGCTCAATTACACACTAGAGGAGGAGAAGCTCAGCCGACGCATGATGAAATACTGGGCTAACTTCGCTCGCACAGG AAACCCCAATATTAATGTTGATGGCTCCATAGATAGCCGACGGCGGTGGCCAGTCTTCACTTCTACAGAGCAGAAGCATGTGGGACTGAACACAGACTCTTTGAAGGTGTACAAGGGCCTGAAGTCACAGTTCTGTGCCCTTTGGAACAGATTTCTGCCTCGCCTACTCAACGTTACTG AGAACATTGACGATGCAGAGCGGCAGTGGAAGGGCAGAGTTCCACGATGGAGTTCCTACATGATGCACTGGAAGA CGTTTGACCACTACAGCAAGCAGGAGCGGTGCACAAACCtctag